The Daucus carota subsp. sativus chromosome 2, DH1 v3.0, whole genome shotgun sequence genome includes a window with the following:
- the LOC108206525 gene encoding large ribosomal subunit protein P2A has product MKVVAAYLLAVLGGNTCPTNDDIKNILGSVGADAEDDKIELLLSEVKGKDITELIASGREKLASVPSGGGGVAVAAAAPGAGGAAAPAAEAKKEEKVEEKEESDDDMGFSLFD; this is encoded by the exons ATGAAGGTTGTAGCTGCATACTTGTTAGCTGTATTGGGTGGTAACACTTGCCCAACTAATGATGATATCAAGAACATTCTTGGATCag TTGGAGCAGATGCAGAGGATGATAAGATTGAGTTGTTACTTTCTGAGGTAAAGGGAAAGGATATCACCGAATTGATTGCATCTGGCAGGGAGAAGTTGGCTTCAGTCCCATCAGGTGGTGGTGGTGTTGCTGTGGCTGCAGCTGCCCCAGGTGCTGGTGGTGCTGCTGCTCCTGCTGCCGAGgcaaagaaagaagagaaagttgaagagaaagaagagtcAGATGAT GATATGGGCTTCAGTCTCTTCGATTAA